Proteins encoded together in one Planctomyces sp. SH-PL14 window:
- a CDS encoding WD40 repeat domain-containing protein, which produces MLDVKQAHVATQFGHDRPMIACRFDPLGRYVFAGAQDHNLIRFTLGEADGKKQLFAGAHESWVMAIAFSKDGGQVISGGGDGRIVWWETAATGTEAAAPKPLRTVEAHKGWIRALAVSPDGQFLATGGNDLVVRSWKMADGTLVRELPGHEKHVYSLEFHPGGQFLLSADLACYVKQWDLATGQAARTFDGKTLRYYDAGFLADYGGIRGMAVSGNSEFLVACGLHKCTNAFAGVNEPHAMLFRWDNQEVVRSFIADGIPNGLLWRIRFLSDGTAMAVSGGASGGHLLFWKADADKDFHRLGLPGLARDLDLHPDGLQVATAHFDHQIRIVKLIAKAPA; this is translated from the coding sequence ATGCTCGACGTCAAACAAGCCCACGTCGCCACGCAGTTTGGACACGACCGGCCGATGATCGCGTGCCGGTTCGATCCGCTGGGGCGGTATGTCTTCGCCGGGGCGCAGGATCACAACCTGATCCGGTTCACGCTCGGCGAGGCGGACGGCAAGAAGCAGCTCTTCGCCGGGGCTCACGAGTCGTGGGTCATGGCGATCGCCTTCTCCAAGGACGGCGGGCAGGTCATCTCCGGCGGCGGGGATGGCCGGATCGTGTGGTGGGAGACGGCGGCCACCGGGACGGAGGCCGCCGCGCCGAAGCCGCTCCGCACGGTCGAGGCCCACAAGGGGTGGATCCGGGCGCTGGCGGTGAGTCCGGACGGGCAGTTCCTGGCGACGGGGGGGAACGACCTCGTCGTCCGGAGCTGGAAGATGGCGGACGGGACGCTGGTCCGTGAGCTGCCGGGGCATGAGAAGCACGTCTACTCGCTGGAGTTCCACCCGGGAGGGCAGTTCCTGCTGTCGGCGGACCTGGCCTGTTATGTGAAGCAGTGGGATCTGGCGACGGGGCAGGCGGCGCGGACCTTTGATGGCAAGACGCTGCGGTATTACGACGCCGGGTTCCTGGCGGATTACGGGGGGATTCGGGGGATGGCGGTCAGCGGGAACAGTGAGTTCCTGGTGGCGTGCGGACTGCATAAATGCACGAATGCGTTTGCCGGGGTGAATGAGCCGCACGCCATGCTGTTCCGCTGGGACAATCAGGAGGTGGTGCGGTCGTTCATTGCCGATGGGATTCCGAACGGTCTGCTGTGGCGGATCCGGTTCCTGTCAGACGGGACGGCGATGGCGGTGTCTGGCGGAGCGTCGGGGGGGCATCTGCTGTTCTGGAAGGCGGATGCGGACAAGGATTTTCATCGGTTGGGTCTGCCGGGTCTGGCGCGGGATCTGGACCTGCATCCGGATGGACTGCAGGTGGCGACGGCCCATTTCGACCATCAGATCCGCATCGTGAAGCTGATAGCCAAGGCGCCGGCATAA
- a CDS encoding alpha/beta hydrolase family protein, with protein sequence MSRACCIGMVWLLGVLGAIALPDTAQAVVIPLTEAKVVSTVDQTPQPIRYYAPGQTTTTVPLLVSLHSWSGDYHQDHSKYVEEAGTRGWAFVEPNFRGKNDHPEACGSPIARQDILDAIDWMIQNHRVNPKQVYVVGESGGGMMTLLMAGYHPERFAAASAWVPISDLAEWERFHFKNGQPDNYAKQTVQCCGGRPGASEAVDAEYKQRSALTVLHRVGALPLDINAGVTDGKTGSVPFQHSLRAFNVVAKAHGTNEIPEGEMDELWKDGCLAKPGPQDEAEDATYGRKIFLRRSSNAARVTIFDGGHEGLPKAACAWLAKQPAR encoded by the coding sequence ATGAGCCGCGCGTGCTGCATCGGAATGGTCTGGCTGCTGGGGGTCCTGGGAGCCATCGCCCTCCCGGACACGGCTCAAGCGGTCGTCATCCCTCTCACGGAAGCGAAGGTCGTCAGCACCGTCGACCAGACGCCCCAGCCGATCCGCTACTACGCCCCCGGACAGACCACAACGACCGTCCCGCTCCTCGTCTCCCTCCACAGCTGGAGCGGCGACTACCACCAGGACCACTCGAAGTACGTCGAGGAGGCCGGTACCCGCGGCTGGGCGTTCGTCGAACCGAACTTCCGCGGGAAGAACGATCACCCCGAAGCGTGCGGCTCCCCGATCGCCCGGCAGGACATCCTCGACGCCATCGACTGGATGATCCAGAACCACCGCGTGAACCCCAAGCAGGTCTATGTCGTCGGCGAGTCGGGCGGGGGAATGATGACCCTCCTGATGGCGGGCTATCACCCGGAACGGTTCGCCGCCGCGAGCGCCTGGGTCCCGATCTCCGACCTCGCCGAGTGGGAGCGGTTCCACTTCAAGAACGGCCAGCCGGACAACTACGCCAAGCAAACCGTCCAGTGCTGCGGCGGCCGCCCGGGGGCGAGCGAGGCGGTCGATGCCGAGTACAAACAGCGGTCGGCCCTCACGGTCCTGCACCGCGTCGGCGCGCTGCCGCTGGACATCAATGCCGGCGTGACCGACGGCAAGACCGGGTCGGTCCCGTTCCAGCATTCGCTGCGGGCCTTCAACGTCGTGGCTAAGGCCCATGGCACGAACGAGATCCCCGAAGGCGAAATGGACGAACTCTGGAAGGACGGCTGCCTGGCAAAGCCGGGACCGCAGGACGAAGCGGAGGACGCCACGTACGGCCGCAAGATCTTCCTCCGCCGGAGCTCAAACGCCGCCCGCGTCACGATCTTCGACGGCGGACACGAAGGACTCCCGAAGGCAGCCTGCGCCTGGCTGGCGAAACAGCCCGCCCGCTGA
- a CDS encoding DUF1501 domain-containing protein, with product MKAHYACQSDEHRVARRQFLGDLVAGTSAVVGGLGLLARPAAAEQLAKAQKRILVVNMHGGLSQLESWDPKPGADTGGPFRAIATSVPGIHISELLPMTAQQMHHMCLIRGVNTAEDDHGKGAYMMMTGRRQSPASDFPQLGAVAAKALCPETSSLPGHIVVTPGGGGGRGNDSAYLGPRYSSIAMGNGNPPQNTTRPANITDQMDAARNDFRRKVNDRFLNRRRSAVTDAYTYSYEQAQQLMAQREVFDVTKEPAEDVERYGKHDFGRHCLLARRLLEKGITFVQVSHSNYDSHHENFNFHIEQLGEWDRSFATLIGDLAARGMLDSTLVVVLSEFGRTPGINQAFGRDHWSKAWSVALAGTGIKRGSVFGKTNANGTEVSEGQVDHGQLFHTYLQACGVDTTGSFDINGRAMPIADPAVQVIKDVLA from the coding sequence ATGAAAGCTCACTACGCCTGCCAGTCCGATGAGCACCGTGTGGCGCGCCGCCAGTTCCTGGGGGATCTCGTCGCCGGGACGTCGGCCGTCGTCGGGGGACTCGGTCTCCTGGCCCGTCCCGCCGCCGCGGAGCAGCTGGCGAAGGCCCAGAAGCGGATCCTCGTCGTCAACATGCACGGCGGGCTGAGCCAGCTCGAAAGCTGGGACCCCAAGCCGGGGGCCGACACCGGCGGGCCGTTCCGGGCCATCGCCACCTCGGTCCCAGGGATCCACATCAGCGAGCTGCTGCCGATGACCGCGCAGCAGATGCATCACATGTGTCTCATCCGCGGCGTCAACACCGCCGAGGACGACCACGGCAAGGGGGCCTACATGATGATGACGGGGCGACGTCAGTCCCCCGCCTCCGACTTCCCCCAGCTCGGCGCGGTCGCGGCCAAGGCCCTCTGCCCGGAAACGAGCTCGCTCCCCGGCCACATCGTGGTCACGCCGGGCGGCGGAGGAGGCCGCGGGAACGACTCCGCCTATCTCGGCCCCCGGTACTCAAGCATCGCGATGGGGAACGGCAACCCGCCGCAGAACACGACCCGCCCGGCCAACATTACCGACCAGATGGACGCGGCCCGCAACGACTTCCGCCGGAAGGTCAACGACCGGTTCCTGAACCGCCGCCGCAGCGCCGTGACCGACGCCTACACCTACTCGTACGAGCAGGCCCAGCAGCTCATGGCGCAGCGGGAGGTGTTCGACGTCACGAAGGAGCCGGCCGAGGATGTCGAGCGGTACGGCAAGCACGACTTCGGCCGGCACTGCCTGCTCGCCCGCCGGCTCCTGGAGAAGGGGATCACCTTCGTCCAGGTCTCGCACTCGAACTACGACTCGCACCACGAGAACTTCAACTTCCACATCGAGCAGCTCGGTGAATGGGACCGTTCCTTCGCCACGCTGATCGGGGACCTCGCCGCGCGGGGGATGCTCGACAGCACGCTCGTCGTCGTCCTCTCGGAGTTCGGCCGGACGCCGGGAATCAATCAGGCCTTCGGGCGGGACCACTGGTCAAAGGCGTGGTCGGTGGCTCTCGCCGGGACCGGGATCAAGCGGGGCTCGGTCTTCGGCAAGACGAACGCCAACGGCACGGAAGTCTCGGAGGGACAGGTCGATCACGGCCAGCTGTTCCACACCTACCTGCAGGCGTGCGGCGTCGACACGACCGGCTCCTTCGACATCAACGGCCGAGCGATGCCGATCGCCGATCCCGCCGTGCAGGTCATCAAGGACGTGCTGGCGTAA
- a CDS encoding DUF1549 domain-containing protein: protein MAPIRHVFRRRLPALTIALALLSLAAPVFAQATLHEQIDTALAGTATGPASPLVSDHEYVRRIYLDLTGVPPTLDQTKTFVADPNPAKRTAIVDQLLAGPAFPRHMAQVFDVLLMERRGNTHIPQDDWHAYLFESFKTNKPLHLLAREILSADGATPALRAAARFYLDRKGEPNLLTRDVSRIFFGRDLQCAQCHDHPLIDDYHQLDYQSLLACLNPGVLVTIKEGDKSVAYYGEQAGQEFQYESVFIKGTKHLARPRLVLGPAIADPVFPVGEEYTVRPADNVRPVPKFSLRQQLANLATDGTYRPFNENMANRLWAHMMGRGLVQPVDLHHSDNPPLHPELMKQLGERLAAMNFDTRAFLRELALTQVYQRSLDVTADLLAASTAMAPKVAELESTVQAAKAAESAADAAYEKALTERDAAEAALLPVANEREQAKAKAKESLKKFDAAQKAMQDAEAQVAAKQGVIQSITDAVVKTKEVVAKLPQDQELIAANQKFIDRLTQVTAELPPLQKSVEEKTAAMQAPAAELTTERTAVAAVDTRLAPSLQDLSAKEVTLYAARQQQIAAATSAAALERQLGTVKSLAGMKPKADQAVVLAQSIPQKEAEVLTAQKTADEYAPTVTQRQAEVQGADLVVTTTGQALAVLQAEQQKQTEIASAVALAATQAEAARVKLSQDPVLTEAAQKLKARSDELQQGLAAIQTQVQTAQTALAKAQEQKTAAEATLKGANDEMAKRQQATATAQGAVTAAKAEADQAQAGLAALRTELVDRWSSDLTAAPLKPLSPEQLCWSILQVTGVYDRYWKTEEAELAKTAPMTPEAQQDPAQVQARQIAIEQRTWDKLKGTVGSFVAVYGAAAGQPQGDFFATVDQALFAANAGVVTSWVSPAGGNVTERMMNQADPAQAASDLYLTLLTRDPTPEEIQDVTNYLAPRAADKAVAVQELAWAILTSAEFRFGH, encoded by the coding sequence TTGGCGCCCATCCGCCACGTTTTCCGCCGTCGCCTGCCCGCCCTGACCATCGCCCTGGCTCTCCTCAGCCTCGCCGCGCCGGTCTTCGCCCAGGCCACCCTCCACGAACAGATCGACACGGCCCTCGCCGGAACCGCCACCGGCCCCGCGTCCCCGCTGGTCAGCGACCACGAGTACGTCCGCCGGATCTACCTCGACCTCACCGGCGTCCCCCCCACGCTCGACCAGACCAAGACCTTCGTCGCCGACCCCAACCCCGCCAAACGCACGGCGATCGTCGACCAGCTCCTCGCCGGCCCCGCCTTTCCCCGGCACATGGCCCAGGTTTTCGACGTCCTGCTCATGGAGCGGCGGGGCAACACCCACATCCCGCAGGACGACTGGCACGCCTACCTCTTCGAGTCTTTCAAGACCAACAAGCCGCTCCACCTCCTGGCCCGCGAAATCCTCTCGGCCGACGGAGCCACTCCCGCCCTCCGGGCCGCCGCACGGTTCTACCTCGACCGCAAAGGAGAACCGAACCTCCTGACACGCGACGTGAGCCGCATCTTCTTCGGCCGCGACCTCCAGTGCGCCCAGTGCCACGACCACCCGCTGATCGACGACTACCACCAGCTCGACTACCAGAGCCTCCTGGCCTGCCTCAACCCCGGCGTCCTCGTGACGATCAAAGAGGGTGACAAATCGGTCGCCTACTACGGCGAACAGGCGGGACAGGAGTTCCAGTACGAGTCCGTCTTCATCAAGGGGACCAAGCACCTCGCCCGCCCCCGGCTCGTCCTCGGGCCGGCGATCGCCGACCCCGTCTTCCCGGTCGGCGAGGAGTACACGGTCCGCCCCGCCGACAACGTCCGGCCGGTCCCCAAGTTCAGCCTCCGGCAGCAGCTCGCGAACCTCGCCACCGACGGAACCTACCGCCCCTTCAACGAGAACATGGCGAACCGCCTGTGGGCCCACATGATGGGACGGGGGCTCGTCCAGCCGGTCGACCTGCACCACTCGGACAACCCGCCGCTCCACCCGGAGCTGATGAAGCAGCTCGGCGAACGGCTGGCGGCGATGAACTTCGACACCCGGGCCTTCCTGCGGGAGCTCGCCCTGACCCAGGTCTACCAGCGCTCGCTCGACGTGACGGCGGACCTCCTGGCCGCCTCGACCGCGATGGCGCCGAAGGTCGCAGAGCTCGAAAGCACCGTCCAGGCCGCGAAAGCCGCGGAGTCCGCGGCGGACGCCGCCTATGAGAAAGCCCTCACGGAGCGGGACGCCGCCGAAGCGGCGCTCCTCCCGGTCGCGAACGAGCGGGAACAGGCGAAGGCCAAAGCCAAAGAGAGCCTCAAGAAGTTCGACGCCGCCCAGAAGGCGATGCAGGACGCCGAGGCCCAGGTCGCCGCCAAGCAGGGGGTGATCCAGTCGATCACCGATGCCGTGGTGAAGACCAAGGAGGTCGTCGCCAAGCTGCCGCAGGACCAGGAGCTGATCGCGGCCAATCAGAAGTTCATCGACCGGCTGACCCAGGTCACGGCGGAGCTCCCGCCGCTCCAGAAGTCGGTCGAAGAGAAGACCGCCGCCATGCAGGCCCCGGCGGCGGAACTGACCACCGAGCGGACCGCGGTTGCCGCCGTCGACACCCGCCTCGCCCCGTCGCTGCAGGACCTCTCGGCCAAGGAGGTCACCCTCTACGCCGCCCGGCAGCAGCAGATCGCCGCCGCCACTTCGGCCGCGGCGCTGGAGCGGCAGCTCGGGACGGTGAAGTCGCTCGCCGGAATGAAACCCAAGGCCGACCAGGCAGTCGTTCTCGCCCAGTCGATCCCGCAGAAGGAAGCCGAGGTCCTCACGGCTCAGAAGACGGCCGACGAGTACGCCCCGACCGTCACGCAGCGGCAGGCGGAGGTCCAGGGGGCGGACCTGGTCGTCACGACGACCGGACAGGCCCTCGCCGTCTTGCAGGCGGAGCAGCAGAAGCAGACCGAGATCGCCTCGGCCGTTGCGCTGGCGGCAACGCAGGCGGAGGCGGCCCGGGTCAAGCTCTCGCAGGACCCCGTCCTGACCGAGGCGGCCCAGAAGCTCAAGGCCCGCTCCGACGAGCTCCAGCAGGGGCTTGCCGCGATCCAGACGCAGGTGCAGACAGCCCAGACGGCGCTCGCCAAAGCCCAGGAACAGAAGACGGCGGCCGAAGCGACTCTCAAGGGGGCCAACGATGAGATGGCCAAGCGTCAGCAGGCAACCGCCACCGCCCAGGGGGCCGTTACCGCCGCCAAGGCGGAAGCGGACCAGGCGCAGGCTGGACTCGCCGCACTTCGCACCGAGCTCGTCGACCGCTGGTCGAGCGACCTCACCGCCGCGCCGCTGAAGCCGCTCTCGCCGGAGCAGCTCTGCTGGAGCATCCTGCAGGTGACCGGCGTTTACGACCGCTACTGGAAGACCGAGGAAGCGGAGCTGGCCAAGACCGCTCCCATGACCCCCGAAGCCCAGCAGGACCCGGCCCAGGTCCAGGCGCGGCAGATCGCGATCGAGCAGCGGACGTGGGACAAGCTCAAGGGGACGGTCGGCTCGTTCGTCGCCGTCTACGGCGCCGCGGCGGGTCAGCCGCAGGGAGACTTCTTCGCCACCGTCGACCAGGCCCTCTTCGCCGCCAACGCGGGCGTCGTCACGAGCTGGGTCTCGCCCGCGGGAGGCAACGTTACCGAGCGGATGATGAACCAGGCCGATCCGGCGCAGGCCGCCAGCGACCTGTACCTGACGCTGCTCACCCGCGACCCGACTCCCGAAGAGATCCAGGACGTCACGAACTACCTCGCCCCCCGCGCGGCCGACAAAGCGGTCGCGGTTCAGGAACTCGCGTGGGCGATCCTCACGTCCGCCGAGTTCCGGTTCGGGCATTGA
- a CDS encoding HEAT repeat domain-containing protein — MTRRILRSMPVRCGVLGLALLLLTGCGEGTTDRLLRELQSTDAAVRQKAAQAVAERKLTDPRLTAALHRSTEDPAAEVRRWSCRALGAIGDSTAIPVLEAGTKDKETPVRRAAALALLTLAPDNGPARQELTEAIRSGDGGVIVLLTTWQPPPAWAVPTLLDLLRDRRPGIRRLAVEALAALGGGQPEVVAALRKLEKDPDDRVRESVARALLPAASR, encoded by the coding sequence ATGACCCGCCGCATCCTGCGATCGATGCCGGTCCGATGCGGCGTGCTCGGCCTCGCGCTGCTCCTTCTCACCGGCTGCGGCGAGGGGACGACGGACCGCCTGCTCCGCGAGCTCCAGTCAACGGACGCCGCCGTCCGACAGAAAGCGGCCCAGGCGGTCGCCGAGCGAAAGCTCACCGATCCACGCCTGACCGCCGCTCTGCATCGGTCGACCGAAGACCCTGCCGCGGAAGTCCGCCGCTGGAGCTGCCGCGCGCTGGGTGCGATCGGCGACTCCACCGCCATCCCGGTCCTGGAAGCGGGAACGAAGGACAAGGAGACCCCGGTCCGCCGCGCGGCCGCCCTCGCCCTGCTGACGCTCGCTCCCGACAACGGCCCCGCCCGGCAGGAACTGACCGAAGCGATCCGATCGGGAGACGGCGGCGTGATCGTGCTGCTGACCACGTGGCAGCCCCCTCCCGCCTGGGCGGTCCCGACGCTCCTCGACCTCCTGCGGGATCGCCGGCCGGGAATCCGCCGCCTCGCGGTCGAAGCTTTGGCGGCACTCGGCGGCGGCCAGCCGGAGGTCGTGGCGGCGCTGCGGAAGCTGGAGAAAGACCCGGACGACCGGGTCCGGGAGTCGGTGGCCCGGGCCCTCCTGCCCGCTGCCTCTCGATGA